The following are from one region of the Dreissena polymorpha isolate Duluth1 chromosome 2, UMN_Dpol_1.0, whole genome shotgun sequence genome:
- the LOC127868421 gene encoding leucine-rich melanocyte differentiation-associated protein-like translates to MADDQNVGLQDENTGHFGNVDLAGDGNGFEVFQDGQLSYVGHDVAAVPRKLIEDYSKVTRRLDLSYNQISCLDGLEEFCHLEELVLDNNPITDGVKFPELPTLHTLTINKNKLTDIDHLLNEVKTKFPLLTYLSLLGNAACPNQLSAHDKDDEDYSRYRNYVLYQLPTLKFLDSKNVTAEDLSEAKRVGPFMHVVKGPIDESTVPEESPPSSPSPYTPLPEGSRTPDEHLGTFGKSKYVYYGKHSEGNRFIRNNDL, encoded by the exons ATGGCGGATGACCAAAATGTTGGTCTGCAAGATGAAAACACGGGACATTTCGGCAACGTTGATCTCGCTGGCGATGGCAATGGCTTTGAGGTGTTTCAAGATGGACAG TTGTCATATGTAGGACATGATGTGGCAGCAGTACCACGGAAGTTGATAGAAGATTACTCAAAAGTTACTCGAAGATTAGATCTGAGTTACAATCAAATTAG CTGCCTGGATGGTTTAGAAGAATTCTGTCATCTAGAGGAGCTAGTCCTGGACAACAACCCGATTACAGATGGTGTGAAGTTCCCAGAACTGCCCACCCTACACACGCTCACCATCAACAAAAACAAG TTGACAGATATAGACCACTTGTTGAACGAGGTAAAGACAAAGTTCCCGTTGCTGACCTACCTCAGTCTTCTTGGCAACGCTGCCTGTCCCAACCAGCTGTCTGCACACGACAAAGATGATGAGGACTATTCACGCTACAG AAACTATGTTCTGTATCAGTTACCGACGTTAAAGTTCCTCGATTCTAAGAATGTAACTGCAGAAGATCTGAGTGAAGCCAAGCGTGTGGGACCTTTTATGCATGTAGTAAAAGGGCCAATAGATGAATCTACA GTGCCTGAAGAGTCTCCACCCTCCTCCCCCAGTCCATACACACCACTTCCAGAGGGGTCTCGCACCCCAGATGAACATCTTG GGACATTTGGCAAGAGCAAGTATGTGTACTACGGCAAGCATTCCGAGGGCAATCGCTTCATACGAAACAATGATCTCTAA